The DNA sequence GAAGAATTTAAAGGTACTGGTAATATGGAACTTGTTCTGGATAGAAATCTTGCAGATAAAAGAATCTTCCCTGCAATTGATATTAATAAATCAGGTACAAGAAAAGAAGAACTTCTGCTTAAAGAAGATGAACTAAATAAAGTATGGATATTAAGAAAGATTCTTTCTGATATGGATCCAACCGAAGCTATGGAATTTTTACTCGATAAAATGAAAGGCACCAAAAATAACAAAGAATTCTTGCAGAGTATGAATAGCTAATATTATATGAAATTTACCCTCAGGATTTTTTACTTTATATATTTTTTCTTATCAATTGTAACTTCACAGGTTCTATGTTTAAATGTAGAACCTGTGAAGGAAAATATTATACTGATTGAAAAAAACATACTCCCTTCAGAAAATTCTAATCTTCTTTACCTTTCATTTAAGATACCATATTCTAATCTTATCTTTATAAAGAAAAATGAAAATTTTGTTGCTGGTGTTAAACTCGAATTTGATTTATTCGAATCGGGAAAGTTAATCAATCGTGAATCAATCATTAAAAATATTTATGTAAATGACTATAATAAGACAAAATCAAAAGATCTTTTTTTAGAGGGAATTACAAAATTTATATTGTTGAACAATGATAATTATACAGTGTTACCAACATTGAGTCTGGAAAATACAACCAACACATTTGTTCTCGATTCGATAAAAATTAATTTAAAAAATGAAATTCAAGATTATGTTTTTCCACCATTAATAGTTGAAAAATCACAAGTAAGCTGTGGAGATTCTTTGCTCTTCAAACTTACTAATTCTCAAAACACTGTACCTTTCTCAAATAGTGATTATTATCTTGTCGTTCCTGTGAAAGATACTTCAATAAAAAAAATAGTTGTAAATATTCAACAAAATGCTAATTTGATTTATGAAAAATCAATTACAGAGTTTTTTTATGGTAATTTAATAATAAATAATTGCAATGATTTTATTGGAATTTTTAATTCACAACAAAATAAATATAGATATTTCATTATAGATAAATTTAATTATAAATTGCGTGAAGGTTCTACCAAACTAATAATTTTATTGAATGATAAAAAAGTAGAATTTCAATTACAGGTAAAATGGTTTAATAAACCAGTATCACTTGATAATGTAAACTTTGCAGTAGAAATTCTAAAGACTATAGAAGATAATGATGTTGTTATGAATATATTCCAGAATTCAAAAAAGAATTTGTATGAATCCTTAATAAATTATTGGGATAAAAAATTACCCAATAGAAAATACGAGTTTAATGAATTGATGAATGAATTTTATAAAAGAGTTGATTATGCAAATGAAAATTTTAGTACATTAACAAATAAATTTGGTGCTAAGACCGATAGAGGTAAGATTTATATTAAATATGGTAAGCCAGATAAGATTTTAAGAGATTATTCGGATAATAAAGTAAGAGAAATCTGGATTTATCAAAATATAAATAAAGAATTTACTTTTACTGATCATAGTGGACTTGGAAATTTTACACTGGAAGATTAAAAATGGTAAAACTTGCATTTACATGTGGTGATATAAATGGTATTGGTCCCGAAATTATTATCAAAACTATTAATCTCATTACTTCCAGAACTCAAAAAGAATTAATTGTTTTTATACCAAAAAAAGTTTTTGAAAATACTATTGATATTGTTAATCCAACATTTAATTATGATATAGTTAAAGGTGAAATTAAAAGAAAAACGAACAATGTTTTAATTTATGATATAGGAGATTATAAACAGTCTATCGGTAAGGCTACTTCTGAATCTGGCAAAGCTGCCTTTAAATCCATTAATCTTGCTTTTAAATTTGTAAATGATGGACTTGCAGATGCAATAGTAACTGCTCCAATTTCAAAATATTCATTTAATAAAGCGGGAATAGATTTTCCAGGACATACTGAATTATTTGCTTCGTTAACAGGTACGAAAAATTTTTTGATGACTTTTTTATCAGACAAAATGATTTGTGGTTTGGTCACAATTCATTTACCATTAAAAAAAGTTTCAAGAGCAATAACACAAAAAAAACTTTATACATCTCTCCAGATTTTACATAACACTCTCAAAATTGATTTAGATAAAAAAGATCCTAAAATTGCAGTTCTTGGATTAAATCCGCATGCTGGAGAAAATGGATTAATTGGGAAAGAAGAAGATGAAGTCATAAAGCCTGTAATAAAAAGTTTTAGTAAAAAAAATATACATGGACCATTTGTTTCAGATGCTTTTTTTGGAATGCATCAATATGAAAATTTTGATGCAGTACTTGGGATGTATCACGATCAGATATTAATTCCTTTTAAAATGATGAATTTTAATTATGGTGTTAATTATACTGCAGGATTACCAATTATAAGAACATCTCCTGATCATGGAACTGCTTTTGACATTGCAGGTAAAGGGATTGCAAATCCATCCAGTATGATTGAAGCAGTCAAATGGGCAGAGTTAATAGTACGCAATAGAAATAAAAAATGAAACAAAAAATCTATTCTCATCTTGCATCTATTTATACTCACTTGATGCGCTCTATTGATTATGATACCTGGGCAGATTATATAATAAAATTAAGCCAACAATTAAATACCAATAAAATAATTGCACTTGAACTTGCAAGTGGTACAGGAAGTTTAGCCGAAAGAGTGAATAAATATTTCGATTTTTATGTTTGTACAGATTTATCTTTAGAAATGTTAAAGCAATTTTCTAACAATACAATTCCACGTGTTGTATGTGATATGACTTTATTACCATTTAAAAATAAATTTAATTTTATTTTTTCAGCTTTCGATAGTGTTAATTACTTGACCACAAAAGAAAAATTATTAAAATTATTTAAGGAAGTAGAATTATGTTTAACAAACGATGGAATATTTACTTTTGATGTAAGTCTTGAAAATAACAGTAAACGATATCAAAGATATTTGAATAGAAAAGGGAAAATTGATGGAATTCGTTATAAACAAATTAGTAAATATGAAGAAACAAAAAGAATTCATTACAATATTTTTGAAATAGAATTTGAAAATGGTGATAAAATAACTGAAATTCATAAGCAAAAAATTTATCGTTTTGAAGAGTATTTTCAACTCCTTGACAAATCGAATTTTTATGTTGAGCATTGTTACGATGCATTTACATTTGATGATGCAAATTCAGAATCGGAAAGAGCACAATTTATATTAAGGAAAAAAAGTAAATGTTGATATTCAATCATGTAGATTTTAGTTACGATAATCAACCTGTATTTCAGGATTTGAATTTGCAGATTGATCAAGGAGAATTTGTTTTCTTGATAGGGAAAAGTGGAGTAGGTAAAACAACTTTATTAAAATTAATTTATATGGACTGCTTTCCACAATCAGGTTATGTTCAGGTTGGTGATTATTCATCAGAAACAATTACACTAAAAGAAATTCCTTTTTTAAGAAGAAAGCTTGGTATAATCTTTCAGGATTTTCAATTGTTAACAGATAGAAGTGTTTATGATAATCTGGCTTTTGTGCTTGAAGTAATTGGTACTCCCAAAAGAGAAATTAAAAAGAAAATATTCTATGCTCTATCAGAAGTTGGTTTAACTCATAAGCAAAATAATATGCCTGATGAACTTTCAGGTGGAGAGCAACAAAGAGTAGCAATTGCAAGAGCAATAATAAACGATCCATTTTTAATATTAGCCGACGAACCAACAGGTAATTTAGATCCAGATACAGCAGATGAAATACTGGGAATATTAAAAAAAATAAATTCGCGTGGCACTTCTGTAATTTTTGCCACGCATAATTATGAACTCGTTCGTTCTTTTGATACTAAAATTATTAAACTCGAAAATGGAAAAGCTGTAAAAGTTATTTTAAAAAGGTAAATATCTAATTAACTTTTAATTTCTCTAAAATATCTTTAGTAACATCTTCAATTGGTTGAGTACCATCTACTTCTATAATTATCGCTTTATCTTTATAATAATTAAATACTGGTGCAGTTGTTTCGTGATAAACCTGTAATCTTTTCTTTATTACTTCTTCGTCATCATCTTTTCTTTTTACATAACTATTTAATTCACCACAAACAGAGCATTTAAAATTATCTGTTACTTCATTTTTATTTAAGATATTTCCACATTTGTTGCATACTAAACGGTTACTCAATCTACTAATAATTACATTATCATCTGCATTTAGTTTAATTAGATAAAGTTGTTCGTTGCTAATTTCTAAAAGAATTTTGTTTAAGATTTCTGCTTGATTAATAGTTCTCGGGAAACCGTCTAATATAAATCCATTTTTGCATCTCTCATCTTTTAATGTTTCTTTTACAATTCCACCAACTATTTCGTCAGGCACAAGACCACCACTTTGAACTATTTCTTTTGCTTTTAAACCCATTTCAGTTTCATTTTTTATTGCTTCACGAAGTATATCTCCTGTGGAGATATGTGCTAAATTTAATTTTGCTGCTAATAATTTTGCTTGAGTTCCTTTCCCCACACCGGGAGCTCCAAATATAATGATTTGCATAGGCCTTATTATTTATTAGTTTTTAAAAAAATTACTGCAAAAATAATTAGATAGTTTCGATTGACAAAATTATTAAGTTGAATTGCGTTTAGACTGGAAAAATTTTTCTAATAGATTTTTTGATTCATCAGCATATATTCCAGAATATACATTTGGTTTGAAATTATATTTATTACTTTCAATTAAATTAAAAAGTGAACCACATGCACCAAACTTAGGTTCATATGTTCCAAAGTAAATATTTTTTATTCTGGAAAGAAGAATTGCACCCGTACACATTATACATGGTTCTGCAGTTACATAGAGATCACATTCATTTAATCTCCAGTTTTGTAAGTAATTTGAAGCTGCAGTTATTGCAATCATTTCTGCATGTGCTGTTGCATCTTTTAGTCTTTCAGTTTGATTATAACCTCTGGCAATAATTTTATCTTGATATACAATAACCGCTCCGATAGGGACTTCATTTTCGTTGAGAGCTTTTTCTGCTTCTTGAAGAGCAGCAAACATGAATTTATAAGTTTGTTCAGAGAATAGCATACAATTAGAATGAATTTGTACGCCCGGAAGGATTCGAACCCTCAACCCTGTGATCCGAAGTCACATGCTCTATCCAGTTGAGCTACGGGCGCATGGTTAATTATAGGTTTTAAAAATTTCTATATGTAAAAATATTGCAGCGATTATAAATTTCCAAAAAATGATAATCGAGTTTTTAAATTCATAAAATAATTTAAATATTTTAACTGCAACTTATCTTTTCATTATTTATCTTTGTTCAAACAATCTCTATTCAAATGCAAGAATCTTATCATAAATGGCACTCACAATATCTCAATCATAATCTCGAAATGCTTGTATTTGGTTCTTATGGTTATCCCATTATTCTTTTTCCAACTGAGAAAGGGAAATATTATGATTGTAAAAATTTTAGTTTAATTACGTCAATTCAACATTTCATAGAAGAAGGTAAAATAAAAATTTATTGTCCAGAAGTTATTGATTCAGAAAGCTGGTATAATTTTGATATTCAACCTGCTGAACGTGTTAAGAAACATATCATATACGAAAAAGTGATTTTAAATGATGTACTTGAATTTGCTAAGTATGAGACTGAACAAAAATTTGTTGGTGTTGCAGGTTGTAGTTTTGGTGGCTACCATGCTATCAATTTAGCATTTCGTCATCCAGATAAAATTAGTTCTGTAATCTCTATGGGAGGCTTTTTTGATATCAAACAATTTATTTATGGTTATTATGATGATAATTGTTATTTCAATAATCCACCGGATTATATGCCAAATTTAGAAGATGAATGGTATCTTGAAAAAATACGAACAATGAAAATATTTATTGGCACTGGTGAATTTGATTTTACAATTAATGAGAATAAAAAATTGAGTGATATATTAACATCAAAAAGTATTAATCATAGTTTTAATATCTATAATGCAGGAAAACATGATTGGGAAACATGGAAAATTATGTTTGTAGATTATGTATCAAAAATTCTTGAAAGCAACAAGTAACATATTTAAAAACAAAAAATGAATTAGCATATGCAGGGAATTGAAAATTTATTAAATCAAATTAGCAATTTTATATGGGGAATTCCCTTATTAATTCTTCTTTTTGGCACTCATATTTTTTTAACTATTAGATTAAAGTTTATTCAAAGATATATATTAAAAGCAATTAGAATTTCATTATCAAAAGAAAAAGAAGGCCTGGGAGATATAAGTCAATTTGGAGCTGTTACAACTGCCCTGGCTGCAACAATTGGAACAGGAAATATTGTTGGTGTATCAACAGCTATTGCTTCTGGTGGTCCGGGTGCTGTTTTATGGATGTGGCTTACTGGAGTTTTTGGAATAGCAACAAAATATTCAGAAGCATTATTGTCAGTAAAATATAGAATTATTACAGATGATGGTTCTATGGCTGGTGGTCCAATGTATGTTCTTGAAAGAGGTATGAACAACAAAATACTGGCAATTATTTTTGCAATTTTTACATCAATTACTGCTTTTGGAATTGGAAATATGGTACAGGCAAATTCAATATCACAATTAGTAAACGAAACTTTTAATATACCTTTGTGGGTAACAGGTATAATTTTAGCAAGTTTAACTGCACTGGTTATTATTGGTGGAATAAAATCCATTGCAAAGGTATGTGAGATGTTAGTTCCTTTTATGGCAATTTTTTATGTAGCTGGATGCATAATACTTTTAATAATTAATTATAGCACAATACCACAATCAATTTTTTTAATAATTAAAAGTGCTTTCACCGGACACGCAGTAGTTGGAGGGTTTTTAGGTGCTGGTGTAAAAGAAGCTATTAGATTTGGAATCGCACGTGGCTTATTTTCAAATGAGTCTGGATTAGGGAGTGCTCCAATTGTTGCCGCAGCTGCTCAAACAAAAAATTCTGTAAGACAGGCACTCGTTTCTTCTACTGGCACTTTCTGGGATACTGTTGTTGTTTGTGCATTTACTGGTCTTGTTGTTGTTAATTCTTATGAATGGACTAAAGGTTATAATGGAGCAATTCTTACCAAAGTAGCTTTCTCCGATATTTCTTTAATAGGACCAATATTATTAACTGTGGGCTTATTAACTTTTGTCTTTTCAACAATTCTTGGCTGGTCATACTATGGAGAAAAAGCAATTGAATATCTATTTGGTAAAAAATTTATTAAAACTTATCGATGGCTTTGGGTAATTTTTGTTTTTATTGGAAGTGTTATGACTTTGAATATTGTTTGGTCATTTGCTGATATTACTAATGCTTTAATGGCATTGCCCAATTTAATTGCTCTTATTTTTCTAAATAAAATTATAGTTAAAGAGACAAAGAAATTTTTATGGGATGGAAATATTGAAATGAGTGAATAATAAAATAATTAAATCAATAAATTGTGTGGAGTTTTATTATGAATAAAAATTCATTGATATTAAAATTAATTATGCTACTTGTGTTCTTTACTAATTTAGTAGCAAAACAAAATGAAGCTCGACTACTTCGTTTCCCAGCAATTCATGGTGATAAAATTGTTTTTACTTATGCAGGTGATTTGTATTCTGTTGATTCAAAAGGAGGAGTAGCACGCAAATTAACTAATGATATTGGTTATGAAATGTTTGCAAGATTTTCTCCAGATGGTAAACATATAGCTTTTACAGCTCAGTACGATGGAAACACAGAAGTTTATTTAATGCCTTCAGAAGGAGGAATACCAAAAAGATTAACTGTTACTGCTACACTCAATCGAGATGATGTATCGGATCGAATGGGACCAAATAATATTGTAATGTGTTGGAAAGATAATGAGACAATTATCTATCGGTCAAGATGGAGAGAGTTTAATGACTTTAAAGGACAGCTTTATGAAGTTTCAATAAATGGTGGCTTATCAAAACAATTACCTTTACCAAGAGGAGGCTTTTGTTCATTCTCACCTGATAAATCTGAATTAGCTTATAATAGAGTTTTCAGAGAATTTAGAACATGGAAAAGATATCGTGGTGGACAGGCAGACGATATATGGATTTATAATTTTAAAACCAAGAAAACAATTAATATAACCAATAATCCTGCTCAGGATATTATTCCAATGTGGAAAGATAATTTTATTTATTTTATTTCTGATAGAGATGGTCGTTTCAATTTGTATTCTTATAACATTAATACAAAAGAAACAAAAAAGCTTACAGATTTTACAGATTATGATATAAAATTTCCTTCACTGGGAGATAATGCAATAGTATTTGAAAATGGAGGATACATTTATAAATTCGATTTTAAAACTCAAAAGGCAGAAAAAGTTACAATTTATTTAAATGAAGATTTTGATATTGGAAGAGGTGGTTTAATTGATGTAAGTAAGAATGTAACAAACTATGAAATTTCTCCTGATGGTAAACGTGCATTATTTGGTACTCGTGGAGAAATATTCACTGTACCTGCAAAAAATGGTTCTACAAGAAATCTAACAAATACTTCTGGAATTCATGAAAGAAATTCAAAATGGTCTCCAGATGGTAAATGGATCGCATTTATTTCAGATAAAACAGGTGAAGATGAAATTTATATAATCCCACAAGATGGAAAAGGAGAACCTGTACAACTTACATTCAACAGTAATAATTATAAATATGAAGTAAAATGGTCTCCAGATAGCAAGAAAATTTTATGGAATGATAGATTACAAAGATTGTTCTATGTAGATATTGAAACTAAAAAAGTAACATTGGTTGATAAATCCGATGCATGGGAAATTACAAGTTTTGCCTGGTCACCAGATAGCAGGTGGATTGCATATGCAAAACCTGAAGATAGATCTTTTACAAAAATTTATATCTATTCACTTGATGAAAATAAATCATATGAGATTACAGATAGCTGGTACGATTCATATGGACCAGAATTTAGTGATGATGGTAAATATTTATATTTTATCTCCGAGAGAACATTTAATCCAAGATATGGACAAACAGAGTTTAATCACATTTATACTGATATGGCAAAAATTTATTTTGTAACATTAGCAAAAGATACAAAATCACCATTTGAGCCAAAGAGTGATGAAGTAACAATTAAAGATAATGATAAATCAACTAATGATGTTGATAAGAATAAAGAAAAGAAAGAATCTAAAACTACTTTTATAAAAATTGATTTTGATAATATTAAAAATAGAATTGCAGAAGTAACACCAGAAGGTTCAACATATTGGGGAATAACATCTGCAGGTGAAAAAATTTATTATATGAAACGAAGTTCGACTGATAAAAAATCAAAATTAGCATTATATGATTTAGAAAAGAAAAGTGAAATAGAACTGGGTGAAGCTGATGGGTTTGAAATTTCAATGGATAAGAAAAAAATGATTGTTGGAAATCAAAATTCTTATTACATAATTGATCTTCCTAATACAAAACTCGAACTAAAAGAAAAACTATCACTTGAGGATCTAAAAATTAATCTTGATCGATATGCAGAATGGCATCAAATATTTAATGAATGCTGGAGACAAATGCGAGATTTCTTTTTCGATCCAAATATGCATGGTGTTGATTGGGAAAAAGTAAAGAAAAATTATGAACCACTTGTTGATTATGTTAATCATCGTGCAGATTTAACTTATATAATTGGCGAGATGATAGGTGAATTAAATATTGGTCATACATATGTTGGTGGAGGCGATTATCCAAAACCAGATAAAATTAAATTAGGCTTACTTGGTGCAGAATTAGAACGCGATAATGCAACAAAATTTTATAAGATTAAAAAAATTCTTAAAGGACAAAACTGGGATAAAAATCTTCGTTCACCATTAACAGAAATTGGTGTAAATGTAAAAGAAGGTGAATATATTATTGCAGTCAATGGAAAACTTACTAACCAAATGAATGATATTTATGAATCTTTAATTAATACAGCCAATAAACAAGTAACATTAACAATAAACTCTCTTCCTAAAATAGAAGGGAGTAGAGAAACCACAGTAGTTCCAATTGATAATGAACAACCACTCTATTATTTAAATTGGGTTGAAAATAATATAGAAAAAGTAAATAAAGCTACAAATGGAAGAGTTGGATACATTCATATTCCTGATATGGGCATTAATGGATTAAATCAATTTGCAAAACTTTATTATCCACAATTAAAGAAAGAAGCATTAATTATAGATGATAGAGGAAACGGGGGTGGGAATGTATCACCAATGATATTAGAAAGATTAAATAGAAAACTACAAATGATAACTATTGCAAGAAATACAAAACCAAATGTAGATCCATCAGGAACACATTATGGACCAAAAGTACTATTGCTGGATGAATATTCAGCATCAGATGGAGATATTTTTCCGTATCGATTCAGACAGGCAAAACTTGGTAAGTTAATTGGAAAGAGGTCCTGGGGTGGAGTTGTAGGAATTAGAGGAACACTACCACTTCTCGATGGTGGTTTTCTAAATAAACCAGAATTTTCTCGATACGACATTGAAGGAAAAGAATGGATAATGGAAGGATATGGAGTTGAACCAGATATAATTGTTGATAACGATCCAGCAATGGAATTTGAAGGAATTGATGAGCAATTAAATAAAGCCATAGAAGTAATTATGGAGGAATTAAAAAACAATCCTCCAAAAATTGCTCCACCACCTCCATATCCTGATAAAAGTAAATAAAAGTATAGTTATGATTTATTGAAATCTTGCTTATATGTGGTATTAAATATAATTTTGCAATGCTTCATTTGTGCCGAAGTGGCGGAATTGGTAGACGCGCTGGACTCAAAATCCAGTGGAGCTCAAAACTCCGTGCCGGTTCGAGTCCGGCCTTCGGTACAAGTCTTACAAGTATTTATACATGTATTATACCTACGCAATAAAAAGTAAAGTACACAATTACATTTATGTTGGTATAACTAATAATCTACAAAGAAGAATTTCACAGCATAATAAAGGATATAACCGTTCAACGAAACCACATAGACCTTTTGAATTAATTTATTATGAAGTATTCCCTGATAGAGAAAAGGCACATCAAAGAGAGAAATATAAGTCGGGTGTATATAATTAATTTCTAATATTAGAATCAGATCTCTATGCTATCCATCAACCGAAAGATAGACTTGTTTATTGATAGGTAAAACTACTTAACAGTATTAAATTCAACACTGACTTCTTGTTATTGAGATAAGATAAATCACATTTTATAATTTTCAATTATAAAGAGTGGATTCTTACTTTATATTGTTTGGAATAAGGTGAGAATATAATTTTAATTACAATTAATTTTTAATTGATTTTTCATTTAGATAATGAAAACCATTCTCATCTTCA is a window from the Rosettibacter firmus genome containing:
- a CDS encoding esterase family protein; amino-acid sequence: MQESYHKWHSQYLNHNLEMLVFGSYGYPIILFPTEKGKYYDCKNFSLITSIQHFIEEGKIKIYCPEVIDSESWYNFDIQPAERVKKHIIYEKVILNDVLEFAKYETEQKFVGVAGCSFGGYHAINLAFRHPDKISSVISMGGFFDIKQFIYGYYDDNCYFNNPPDYMPNLEDEWYLEKIRTMKIFIGTGEFDFTINENKKLSDILTSKSINHSFNIYNAGKHDWETWKIMFVDYVSKILESNK
- a CDS encoding GIY-YIG nuclease family protein, producing the protein MYYTYAIKSKVHNYIYVGITNNLQRRISQHNKGYNRSTKPHRPFELIYYEVFPDREKAHQREKYKSGVYN
- a CDS encoding adenylate kinase; translated protein: MQIIIFGAPGVGKGTQAKLLAAKLNLAHISTGDILREAIKNETEMGLKAKEIVQSGGLVPDEIVGGIVKETLKDERCKNGFILDGFPRTINQAEILNKILLEISNEQLYLIKLNADDNVIISRLSNRLVCNKCGNILNKNEVTDNFKCSVCGELNSYVKRKDDDEEVIKKRLQVYHETTAPVFNYYKDKAIIIEVDGTQPIEDVTKDILEKLKVN
- a CDS encoding S41 family peptidase, whose product is MNKNSLILKLIMLLVFFTNLVAKQNEARLLRFPAIHGDKIVFTYAGDLYSVDSKGGVARKLTNDIGYEMFARFSPDGKHIAFTAQYDGNTEVYLMPSEGGIPKRLTVTATLNRDDVSDRMGPNNIVMCWKDNETIIYRSRWREFNDFKGQLYEVSINGGLSKQLPLPRGGFCSFSPDKSELAYNRVFREFRTWKRYRGGQADDIWIYNFKTKKTINITNNPAQDIIPMWKDNFIYFISDRDGRFNLYSYNINTKETKKLTDFTDYDIKFPSLGDNAIVFENGGYIYKFDFKTQKAEKVTIYLNEDFDIGRGGLIDVSKNVTNYEISPDGKRALFGTRGEIFTVPAKNGSTRNLTNTSGIHERNSKWSPDGKWIAFISDKTGEDEIYIIPQDGKGEPVQLTFNSNNYKYEVKWSPDSKKILWNDRLQRLFYVDIETKKVTLVDKSDAWEITSFAWSPDSRWIAYAKPEDRSFTKIYIYSLDENKSYEITDSWYDSYGPEFSDDGKYLYFISERTFNPRYGQTEFNHIYTDMAKIYFVTLAKDTKSPFEPKSDEVTIKDNDKSTNDVDKNKEKKESKTTFIKIDFDNIKNRIAEVTPEGSTYWGITSAGEKIYYMKRSSTDKKSKLALYDLEKKSEIELGEADGFEISMDKKKMIVGNQNSYYIIDLPNTKLELKEKLSLEDLKINLDRYAEWHQIFNECWRQMRDFFFDPNMHGVDWEKVKKNYEPLVDYVNHRADLTYIIGEMIGELNIGHTYVGGGDYPKPDKIKLGLLGAELERDNATKFYKIKKILKGQNWDKNLRSPLTEIGVNVKEGEYIIAVNGKLTNQMNDIYESLINTANKQVTLTINSLPKIEGSRETTVVPIDNEQPLYYLNWVENNIEKVNKATNGRVGYIHIPDMGINGLNQFAKLYYPQLKKEALIIDDRGNGGGNVSPMILERLNRKLQMITIARNTKPNVDPSGTHYGPKVLLLDEYSASDGDIFPYRFRQAKLGKLIGKRSWGGVVGIRGTLPLLDGGFLNKPEFSRYDIEGKEWIMEGYGVEPDIIVDNDPAMEFEGIDEQLNKAIEVIMEELKNNPPKIAPPPPYPDKSK
- a CDS encoding nucleoside deaminase; this encodes MLFSEQTYKFMFAALQEAEKALNENEVPIGAVIVYQDKIIARGYNQTERLKDATAHAEMIAITAASNYLQNWRLNECDLYVTAEPCIMCTGAILLSRIKNIYFGTYEPKFGACGSLFNLIESNKYNFKPNVYSGIYADESKNLLEKFFQSKRNST
- a CDS encoding alanine/glycine:cation symporter family protein, which produces MQGIENLLNQISNFIWGIPLLILLFGTHIFLTIRLKFIQRYILKAIRISLSKEKEGLGDISQFGAVTTALAATIGTGNIVGVSTAIASGGPGAVLWMWLTGVFGIATKYSEALLSVKYRIITDDGSMAGGPMYVLERGMNNKILAIIFAIFTSITAFGIGNMVQANSISQLVNETFNIPLWVTGIILASLTALVIIGGIKSIAKVCEMLVPFMAIFYVAGCIILLIINYSTIPQSIFLIIKSAFTGHAVVGGFLGAGVKEAIRFGIARGLFSNESGLGSAPIVAAAAQTKNSVRQALVSSTGTFWDTVVVCAFTGLVVVNSYEWTKGYNGAILTKVAFSDISLIGPILLTVGLLTFVFSTILGWSYYGEKAIEYLFGKKFIKTYRWLWVIFVFIGSVMTLNIVWSFADITNALMALPNLIALIFLNKIIVKETKKFLWDGNIEMSE
- a CDS encoding GWxTD domain-containing protein gives rise to the protein MKENIILIEKNILPSENSNLLYLSFKIPYSNLIFIKKNENFVAGVKLEFDLFESGKLINRESIIKNIYVNDYNKTKSKDLFLEGITKFILLNNDNYTVLPTLSLENTTNTFVLDSIKINLKNEIQDYVFPPLIVEKSQVSCGDSLLFKLTNSQNTVPFSNSDYYLVVPVKDTSIKKIVVNIQQNANLIYEKSITEFFYGNLIINNCNDFIGIFNSQQNKYRYFIIDKFNYKLREGSTKLIILLNDKKVEFQLQVKWFNKPVSLDNVNFAVEILKTIEDNDVVMNIFQNSKKNLYESLINYWDKKLPNRKYEFNELMNEFYKRVDYANENFSTLTNKFGAKTDRGKIYIKYGKPDKILRDYSDNKVREIWIYQNINKEFTFTDHSGLGNFTLED
- the pdxA gene encoding 4-hydroxythreonine-4-phosphate dehydrogenase PdxA, whose product is MVKLAFTCGDINGIGPEIIIKTINLITSRTQKELIVFIPKKVFENTIDIVNPTFNYDIVKGEIKRKTNNVLIYDIGDYKQSIGKATSESGKAAFKSINLAFKFVNDGLADAIVTAPISKYSFNKAGIDFPGHTELFASLTGTKNFLMTFLSDKMICGLVTIHLPLKKVSRAITQKKLYTSLQILHNTLKIDLDKKDPKIAVLGLNPHAGENGLIGKEEDEVIKPVIKSFSKKNIHGPFVSDAFFGMHQYENFDAVLGMYHDQILIPFKMMNFNYGVNYTAGLPIIRTSPDHGTAFDIAGKGIANPSSMIEAVKWAELIVRNRNKK
- the ftsE gene encoding cell division ATP-binding protein FtsE, with product MLIFNHVDFSYDNQPVFQDLNLQIDQGEFVFLIGKSGVGKTTLLKLIYMDCFPQSGYVQVGDYSSETITLKEIPFLRRKLGIIFQDFQLLTDRSVYDNLAFVLEVIGTPKREIKKKIFYALSEVGLTHKQNNMPDELSGGEQQRVAIARAIINDPFLILADEPTGNLDPDTADEILGILKKINSRGTSVIFATHNYELVRSFDTKIIKLENGKAVKVILKR
- a CDS encoding class I SAM-dependent DNA methyltransferase, producing the protein MKQKIYSHLASIYTHLMRSIDYDTWADYIIKLSQQLNTNKIIALELASGTGSLAERVNKYFDFYVCTDLSLEMLKQFSNNTIPRVVCDMTLLPFKNKFNFIFSAFDSVNYLTTKEKLLKLFKEVELCLTNDGIFTFDVSLENNSKRYQRYLNRKGKIDGIRYKQISKYEETKRIHYNIFEIEFENGDKITEIHKQKIYRFEEYFQLLDKSNFYVEHCYDAFTFDDANSESERAQFILRKKSKC